In one Chiloscyllium punctatum isolate Juve2018m chromosome 47, sChiPun1.3, whole genome shotgun sequence genomic region, the following are encoded:
- the LOC140468501 gene encoding probable G-protein coupled receptor 139 — translation MAAADLMVIMTDIILTSFRFYYYPRSFLSLTPVCSVIGALCRAARDCSVWFTVTFSFDRFVIICCQKLKANYCTEKTATVVLATTCTVFCLKNIPFYFAYEPWAKINNAPFYCETKSSYYTETWWVALDSLDVVLTPLLPFVLILLLNAVTVRHILVTSRVRKRLKGDSNGKDRRDPEMESRRKSVILLFTISGSFIFLWLINVADFLVYVIQGINPDDYPPFLYHFGIIGFMLQRLSCCINTFIYAATLSRFRAKISNSVKYLVPRILCAMNK, via the coding sequence ATGGCCGCTGCCGATCTGATGGTCATTATGACTGACATTATACTGACGAGTTTTCGCTTTTATTATTACCCACGGtctttcctgtccctcactccagTGTGTAGTGTTATTGGGGCCCTGTGTCGTGCAGCAagagactgttctgtctggttcacggtcactttctcctttgacagATTTGTGATCATctgttgtcagaagctgaaagCAAACTATTGCACTGAGAAAACGGCGACTGTGGTTCTCGCAACAACCTGCACCGTGTTCTGTTTGAAAAACATCCCCTTCTATTTTGCATATGAACCTTGGGCGAAAATCAACAATGCACCATTCTACTGTGAAACAAAGTCAAGTTACTATACTGAGACTTGGTGGGTGGCATTAGATTCACTTGATGTGGTTTTAACCCCTTTACTGCCATTCGTTTTAATTCTCTTGCTCAATGCTGTGACAGTCAGGCACATTTTGGTGACAAGTCGAGTCCGgaagagactgaagggtgacagCAATGGAAAGGATcgcagagacccagagatggagagcagaaggaagtctgtgattttgctcTTCACCATATCTGGGAGTTTCATCTTCCTGTGGTTAATCAATGTTGCAGATTTCTTAGTTTAtgtcattcaaggaatcaatcCTGATGATTACCCACCCTTTCTATATCACTTCGGTATTATTGGTTTCATGCTGCAGAGGCTAAGTTGTTGCATAAACACATTTATTTATGCAGCGACATTGTCTAGGTTCAGGGCAAAAATCAGTAATTCAGTAAAGTACCTGGTTCCACGAATTCTGTGTgctatgaataaataa